The following coding sequences are from one Bradyrhizobium sp. WSM471 window:
- a CDS encoding L,D-transpeptidase: protein MARRQDDAPGFGFAHRLETMESRLRDRAMFVKELPAMQRAITTAVFAIFMLPAGIAHAQFLFGPQHTFWRSHYAPYKGKHHHRQTNSETAKSVRSEPLPKGPLQIIISIADQRVSLFDNGALIARSSVSTGMEGHPTPLGVFSVISKERWHRSNIYSAAPMPYMQRITWSGIALHAGVVPGHPASHGCIRLKNDFAVRLWHLTKRGTRVIIAHGDVQPVEITNPQLFQPKAASGSSEFQSATVATKSIGAAAATQGSLVSNAETPEAASLQEPGSAPAASVPKKIVPISIFVSRKLSKLFVRQGFTPLFDVPVKIENPEEPLGTHVFTAMEFPNEGTAIRWSVVSIPEELPRMSEAATKRRESPAQQTAPGPLPDKANAALNRIEMPQDTVEKISELLTPASSLIVSDDGISQETGKDTDFIVVTH, encoded by the coding sequence TTGGCGCGCCGTCAGGATGACGCACCAGGCTTCGGCTTCGCGCATCGTCTCGAAACGATGGAGTCGCGCCTACGGGACCGGGCGATGTTCGTTAAGGAATTACCAGCAATGCAGCGCGCGATAACAACCGCTGTATTCGCCATTTTCATGCTCCCCGCGGGGATCGCACACGCTCAATTTCTGTTTGGACCCCAACACACGTTCTGGCGAAGCCATTACGCTCCGTACAAGGGCAAGCACCACCACCGGCAGACAAACTCTGAAACGGCGAAGAGCGTTCGGTCCGAACCCCTTCCGAAGGGCCCGCTCCAGATCATCATCTCGATCGCAGACCAACGGGTCTCGCTTTTTGACAACGGGGCCCTGATTGCACGCTCTTCGGTGTCCACGGGAATGGAGGGGCATCCGACGCCCCTCGGCGTGTTCAGCGTCATCAGCAAAGAACGATGGCACCGTTCAAATATTTATAGCGCCGCCCCCATGCCCTACATGCAACGCATCACCTGGTCAGGGATAGCGTTGCACGCCGGTGTCGTCCCTGGGCATCCAGCGTCACACGGCTGCATCCGTTTGAAGAATGATTTTGCCGTTCGGCTCTGGCATCTCACGAAGCGCGGCACGCGCGTGATCATTGCGCATGGTGATGTCCAGCCGGTCGAGATAACCAATCCGCAGCTTTTTCAACCGAAAGCCGCGTCCGGTTCGTCCGAATTCCAGAGTGCCACCGTCGCAACCAAGAGCATCGGTGCAGCCGCGGCAACGCAGGGATCACTGGTGTCAAACGCCGAGACTCCAGAAGCCGCCAGTCTCCAGGAGCCGGGCTCGGCTCCCGCTGCAAGCGTGCCTAAAAAGATCGTCCCGATCTCCATCTTCGTCAGTCGTAAGTTGAGCAAGCTGTTCGTGCGTCAGGGCTTCACGCCGTTGTTTGATGTCCCGGTCAAGATCGAAAATCCGGAGGAGCCGCTGGGAACGCACGTGTTTACCGCAATGGAATTCCCGAACGAGGGAACGGCTATTCGCTGGAGCGTCGTGTCGATTCCAGAGGAATTGCCCCGTATGTCCGAAGCTGCCACGAAACGGCGAGAATCGCCCGCGCAGCAAACCGCGCCGGGACCGTTACCCGACAAAGCCAACGCTGCGCTCAACCGTATCGAAATGCCCCAGGATACGGTTGAGAAGATCTCTGAACTCCTGACGCCGGCCTCTTCGTTGATTGTTTCCGACGACGGAATTAGCCAGGAGACGGGGAAAGACACGGATTTCATCGTGGTAACGCATTGA
- a CDS encoding transglycosylase SLT domain-containing protein, producing MLGFSTRSGGAYGGDGIMNPRRFAIVAPTFCGTVVLAGWIVGWLAGFGPAGTENSRAVTIQQRAAFLAASARLADEPQAIAMGNTGPANAAVASAEVATAAEPAAGTATDATVASDKSESIVVAALSDPSQTLSADLPPAQDSVDLGHHDVAQPAPTTCGASGGASSTGPQDFRYLICYVWSELPPAEKPAAIVLRSFKDIPVGTPVEEIKRASDAFGLDFAFMKAVAKVESGFDPKQRTGSYIGLFQLSKYEFRKFGSGDILNPRDNAVAAAYKVITEGILFQWVTHRTPDLNDLYLIHQQGWEGAAEHLSQPNRIAWKSMCATGEGREKGEKWCRRAIWGNTLPAVKEAWKSVEKLTSEAFVGMWRERVAHFQSKYMGTATADAERAQAPVNVR from the coding sequence ATGCTTGGCTTTTCTACACGCTCCGGTGGAGCCTATGGGGGCGACGGCATCATGAACCCGCGGCGATTTGCGATAGTGGCGCCGACGTTTTGCGGAACGGTCGTTCTCGCGGGGTGGATCGTTGGCTGGCTGGCTGGCTTCGGTCCGGCGGGCACCGAAAACTCCCGCGCGGTGACAATCCAGCAGCGCGCAGCATTCCTCGCCGCCAGCGCGAGGCTCGCGGATGAACCGCAGGCAATCGCAATGGGCAACACCGGGCCCGCGAACGCCGCTGTTGCTAGCGCCGAAGTGGCGACGGCCGCTGAGCCCGCGGCAGGGACGGCCACCGACGCGACGGTGGCCTCGGACAAATCGGAATCGATCGTCGTGGCCGCGTTGTCCGATCCGTCGCAAACGCTGTCGGCCGATTTACCGCCTGCGCAAGACTCGGTGGACCTGGGCCACCACGATGTCGCCCAGCCGGCGCCGACCACGTGCGGTGCATCCGGCGGTGCCTCCAGCACGGGGCCGCAGGATTTCCGGTATCTCATTTGTTATGTCTGGTCCGAACTGCCGCCTGCCGAGAAGCCGGCTGCGATCGTCTTGCGTTCGTTCAAGGACATCCCGGTCGGAACGCCGGTGGAAGAGATCAAGCGAGCGTCCGACGCTTTCGGTCTGGATTTCGCTTTCATGAAGGCGGTGGCCAAGGTCGAGTCCGGGTTCGACCCCAAGCAACGCACCGGGTCGTATATCGGGCTGTTCCAGCTGAGCAAATACGAGTTCAGAAAATTCGGCTCCGGAGACATTCTTAATCCCCGCGATAATGCCGTTGCGGCAGCCTACAAGGTCATCACGGAAGGCATTCTATTCCAGTGGGTGACGCACAGGACCCCGGACTTGAACGATCTTTACCTGATCCATCAGCAGGGCTGGGAAGGCGCCGCGGAGCACCTCAGCCAACCCAATCGCATCGCCTGGAAATCGATGTGCGCCACCGGCGAAGGCAGGGAGAAGGGCGAAAAATGGTGCAGGCGCGCGATCTGGGGCAATACGCTTCCGGCTGTCAAAGAGGCGTGGAAATCCGTGGAGAAGCTGACGTCGGAGGCGTTCGTCGGAATGTGGCGCGAGCGGGTTGCTCATTTCCAATCGAAATACATGGGCACCGCGACCGCCGACGCCGAGCGGGCGCAGGCACCAGTGAATGTCCGTTGA
- a CDS encoding VOC family protein, translating into MPSGGFARLVPEFDVFDLERSKNFWCDILGFQIAYQRPENLFIYIELQGAQVMLNQRNGNWETEPLERPLGRGINFQISVDSVAPLLDALKQHKWALFKECHDAWYRIAGEERGNRQFLVQDPDGYLLRFAEDLGKR; encoded by the coding sequence TTGCCTAGTGGCGGCTTTGCTCGGCTTGTACCCGAGTTTGACGTATTCGACCTGGAACGCAGCAAGAATTTTTGGTGCGACATACTTGGCTTCCAGATTGCCTATCAAAGGCCTGAGAATCTCTTCATATACATCGAACTACAAGGGGCACAGGTCATGCTGAATCAGAGAAATGGCAACTGGGAAACCGAGCCTCTGGAGCGGCCGTTGGGGCGCGGGATTAATTTTCAAATCTCCGTCGACTCTGTTGCTCCTCTTCTGGATGCACTGAAGCAGCACAAATGGGCTCTCTTCAAAGAGTGTCATGACGCATGGTATCGGATCGCCGGAGAGGAGCGCGGCAACAGGCAATTCTTGGTCCAAGACCCCGATGGTTACCTCCTGCGGTTCGCTGAGGATTTGGGGAAGAGGTAA
- a CDS encoding serine hydrolase, which yields MDEDKLIDRNALCGMADRLAGSADVHAVLLARGGKLVFERYFRGNDEVPGRFFGHRLEYVTFDADTLHIMKSASKSVLSLAMGIAIDRGLIPGVDEPIFNFFPELSDLRSPEKDRIQLVHALTMSMGLKWVEATPATGDYNNDEARMRIAWDPCRYVLGLPVTAPAGQEFFYNTGALALVSAILRNATGIPFEEFVRVNLFEPLGITRVAWDRYWGEADAGGGLHLRPRDMAKIGQLVLSSGRWNGRQIVSKAWIAESTAFKFKATDGQSYGYLWWLGRAKVNGREIDWIGALGRGGQSIRIVPELDLIVAVTAGYYQDYSPRAFQAQFSVFRDVLRAISPPA from the coding sequence ATGGACGAGGACAAGCTCATCGACCGCAACGCTCTGTGCGGGATGGCCGATCGGCTCGCGGGCAGCGCCGACGTGCACGCCGTCCTGCTCGCACGGGGCGGCAAGCTGGTGTTCGAGCGCTACTTCAGGGGCAACGACGAGGTCCCCGGCCGCTTTTTCGGCCACCGGCTGGAATACGTTACTTTTGATGCCGATACGCTCCACATCATGAAATCGGCTTCGAAGAGCGTCCTGTCACTCGCAATGGGCATCGCGATCGATCGCGGGCTAATACCTGGCGTCGACGAGCCGATCTTCAACTTCTTCCCCGAATTGTCGGACTTGCGATCCCCTGAGAAGGACCGCATTCAGCTCGTGCACGCGCTCACAATGTCGATGGGTCTGAAGTGGGTGGAGGCGACTCCGGCCACTGGGGACTATAACAACGACGAGGCGCGCATGCGTATTGCGTGGGATCCCTGTCGCTATGTCCTCGGTCTCCCCGTCACCGCCCCGGCGGGACAGGAGTTCTTCTACAACACCGGAGCGCTCGCACTGGTGTCGGCAATCCTGCGCAATGCTACCGGCATTCCCTTCGAAGAATTTGTCCGCGTCAACCTGTTCGAGCCTCTGGGCATCACGCGCGTGGCGTGGGATCGGTACTGGGGCGAAGCGGACGCCGGCGGCGGATTGCACTTGCGGCCGCGCGACATGGCGAAAATCGGCCAGCTCGTCCTCTCCAGCGGCCGCTGGAACGGACGTCAAATCGTTTCGAAGGCATGGATCGCGGAATCGACGGCATTCAAGTTCAAGGCCACCGACGGTCAATCCTACGGGTACCTGTGGTGGCTTGGCCGCGCCAAGGTCAATGGGCGTGAGATCGACTGGATTGGCGCACTCGGTCGCGGCGGACAGTCGATCCGCATCGTGCCGGAGCTCGATCTGATCGTGGCGGTGACCGCGGGATATTACCAAGACTACAGCCCGCGCGCCTTTCAAGCGCAGTTCTCCGTCTTCAGGGACGTCCTGCGGGCGATCTCGCCTCCTGCCTGA
- a CDS encoding caspase family protein, protein MRLRLFVLLILAGWLATGLGAGSAQAEKRVALVMGNSAYKNVARLSNPANDAALVGGMFRKAGFDTVDIKLDLNVAEMRKALRDFGGKAREADVAVIYYAGHGIELDGTNYLIPTDATLETDSDVLDEALPLDRALFAVEPAKQLRLVILDACRDNPFAKTMKRTIAARAIGRGLAKVEPTSPNTMIAFAAKAGSTASDGDAKNSPFATALVERLPMPGLDLRKAFGFVRDDVLKTTGYKQEPYVYGSLGGDDVSLVPAIKPAAAPGPQASPQDGVRRDYELALQAGNRDAWEAFLQAYPDGFYAGLARAQLKNVAAEEARAAAATKARQAEDEKARLAAERANKAEQEKAAAAAKAAENARLAAEKAKQIEEAKAAAAELRRKDAEAAVAKALADKQAAEKALADKTASERAAAEKQQGADSAQKVAALAPTSSQPTVSPAETARLMQSELRRVGCLAASADGDWNASSQRSLTLFNKYAGTKFDAKLANVDALDAIKAKPGRVCPLVCDQGFKADGDTCVKIACRAGYRVNDDNECEKVPDKKPVATREDSKPRDNERKKVESTPSKPQASGQMICNNAGCRPVRPGCRIGTQKFGSAVSMVGGGQAEVCD, encoded by the coding sequence ATGCGGCTTCGGCTGTTTGTTTTACTAATTCTTGCGGGCTGGCTTGCGACTGGGCTTGGGGCCGGCTCTGCGCAGGCGGAGAAGCGCGTCGCGCTCGTGATGGGCAACTCGGCCTACAAGAATGTGGCGAGGCTCTCGAACCCCGCGAACGATGCCGCGCTGGTCGGCGGCATGTTCAGGAAGGCCGGGTTCGATACGGTCGACATCAAGCTCGACCTGAACGTCGCCGAGATGCGCAAGGCGTTGCGCGATTTTGGCGGCAAGGCGCGCGAGGCGGACGTTGCGGTGATCTATTATGCCGGTCACGGCATTGAGCTCGACGGGACCAACTACCTGATCCCCACTGACGCGACGCTGGAGACCGACAGCGATGTCCTCGACGAAGCGCTGCCGCTGGATCGGGCCCTTTTCGCCGTCGAACCTGCCAAGCAGCTTCGGCTCGTCATTCTCGATGCCTGCCGCGACAATCCGTTCGCTAAGACGATGAAGCGGACCATTGCCGCCCGCGCCATCGGCCGCGGCCTTGCCAAGGTCGAGCCGACCAGCCCGAACACCATGATCGCCTTCGCGGCCAAGGCTGGCTCCACCGCCTCGGACGGCGACGCAAAGAACAGCCCGTTTGCCACCGCTCTCGTCGAACGTCTGCCGATGCCGGGGCTTGATCTTCGCAAGGCATTCGGCTTCGTGCGCGACGACGTGCTCAAGACCACCGGCTACAAGCAGGAGCCGTATGTGTACGGCTCGCTCGGCGGCGATGACGTTTCGTTGGTGCCGGCCATCAAGCCGGCGGCAGCGCCAGGCCCGCAAGCCAGTCCCCAGGATGGCGTGCGCCGGGACTATGAGTTGGCGCTCCAGGCCGGAAACCGAGACGCCTGGGAAGCCTTCCTCCAGGCTTATCCGGACGGGTTCTATGCGGGCCTTGCCCGCGCGCAACTGAAGAACGTGGCAGCCGAGGAGGCGCGCGCAGCTGCGGCCACGAAGGCACGCCAAGCCGAAGACGAAAAGGCAAGGCTAGCCGCCGAGCGCGCCAACAAGGCCGAACAGGAGAAGGCCGCTGCCGCCGCCAAGGCCGCCGAGAACGCCCGGCTTGCCGCCGAAAAGGCCAAGCAGATCGAGGAGGCCAAGGCGGCCGCCGCCGAGCTGCGCCGGAAGGACGCCGAGGCCGCCGTGGCCAAGGCGCTGGCCGATAAGCAAGCCGCCGAGAAGGCGCTCGCCGACAAGACCGCCAGCGAAAGGGCAGCCGCCGAGAAGCAGCAAGGTGCGGACAGCGCACAGAAAGTCGCGGCCCTTGCGCCAACTTCATCGCAGCCCACGGTCTCCCCCGCGGAGACGGCGAGGCTGATGCAGTCCGAACTGCGCCGCGTCGGCTGTCTGGCGGCATCGGCAGACGGCGACTGGAATGCGTCATCGCAGCGTTCACTGACTCTCTTCAACAAATATGCGGGAACGAAGTTCGACGCCAAACTCGCGAACGTCGACGCGCTCGACGCCATCAAGGCCAAGCCGGGCCGGGTCTGCCCGCTGGTGTGCGACCAGGGCTTCAAGGCCGACGGCGATACTTGCGTGAAGATCGCATGCCGCGCCGGATATCGCGTCAACGACGATAACGAATGCGAGAAGGTTCCGGACAAGAAGCCGGTTGCGACCCGCGAGGACAGCAAGCCACGAGACAATGAGCGCAAGAAGGTTGAGTCCACACCGTCAAAGCCGCAGGCGTCTGGTCAAATGATTTGTAACAACGCGGGCTGTCGGCCGGTGAGACCCGGCTGTCGAATCGGAACCCAAAAGTTTGGCAGCGCAGTCTCCATGGTAGGAGGGGGACAAGCAGAAGTCTGCGATTGA
- a CDS encoding DUF3551 domain-containing protein has translation MRLALLIGFLVMGLSSAAEADRDYPWCVFGGHAGAPGECMYETREQCLASASGRWTTYCDINPRARFQQQAPRRRACDSRGRRCEPGS, from the coding sequence ATGCGACTCGCTTTGCTTATCGGCTTCCTGGTTATGGGACTTTCTTCAGCAGCAGAGGCCGACCGTGACTATCCCTGGTGCGTCTTTGGTGGCCATGCTGGCGCTCCCGGGGAGTGTATGTATGAGACGAGAGAGCAGTGCCTGGCATCGGCATCCGGACGGTGGACCACCTATTGCGATATCAATCCACGCGCGAGATTCCAGCAGCAGGCGCCGCGCAGGAGAGCATGTGACTCTCGGGGACGTCGATGCGAGCCGGGATCGTGA
- a CDS encoding DUF1330 domain-containing protein: MLARHNGKYIVQGVEPTPLEGEWKHERLVVIEFASRTDAEALLKVPEAQKLFAIRHGSTTGRLLLADGCT, encoded by the coding sequence ATCCTCGCGAGACATAATGGCAAGTATATAGTTCAGGGCGTGGAGCCAACGCCGCTCGAAGGCGAATGGAAGCATGAGAGACTTGTCGTTATTGAGTTTGCTAGTCGTACAGATGCCGAAGCGTTGTTGAAAGTCCCTGAGGCGCAGAAGCTTTTCGCAATTCGTCATGGCTCGACGACCGGCCGTCTGCTTCTAGCTGATGGATGCACCTAG
- a CDS encoding caspase family protein codes for MGAFRWFSLFVSIWLMCGSAHAERRIALVIGNSAYKSVPKLSNPANDAALVGGMFKKAGFDWIDIRTDLNASEMRKALRDFGGRARDAEVAVVYYAGHGIELDGTNYLIPTDASLETDSDVLDETVALDRALFAVEPAKQLRLIILDACRDNPFAKTMKRTVAARAIGRGLAKVEPTSPNTMIAFAAKAGSTASDGDSKNSPFAAALVERLPTPGLDLRKAFGFVRDDVLKNTSYKQEPYVYGSLGGDDVAIVAAKPAATGPQASPDDAIRRNYELALQLGTRDGWTAFLSRHADGFYADLAKGQLNKIAAEEARAAAVEKARRAEDDKARLAADRAKKTDQDKAAAIAKAAEDARLAAEKVKQVEEAKTAAAEQRRKEIEAAVLKALADKQAAEKKVSFETDQKLAALPSPASSPEPTQSPQELAKAVHSELRRVGCLANNEGSEWSAKSQRSLTLFNKYAGTKLNTALASSDALDAIKARSGRVCPLVCDQGFKADGDACVKIACRAGYRVNDDNECEKVQDKKPVATREDAKKRDDERRKVEAAPAKPQATGQIVCGQGGCRPVRPGCRLQPTNMYADAWRRGGTVEVCN; via the coding sequence ATGGGCGCTTTTCGCTGGTTTTCTTTGTTCGTTTCCATATGGCTGATGTGCGGTTCAGCCCATGCCGAGCGCCGTATCGCGCTGGTGATCGGCAACTCGGCTTACAAGAGCGTACCCAAGCTCTCCAACCCTGCGAACGATGCCGCCCTGGTCGGAGGTATGTTCAAGAAGGCGGGGTTCGACTGGATCGACATCAGGACCGATCTCAATGCTTCCGAGATGCGCAAGGCGCTGCGTGACTTCGGCGGGCGGGCGCGAGATGCTGAGGTCGCTGTCGTCTACTACGCCGGTCACGGCATCGAACTTGACGGCACCAACTACCTCATCCCGACTGACGCGTCTCTGGAGACCGACAGCGACGTTCTTGACGAGACCGTGGCGCTAGATCGGGCGCTGTTCGCCGTCGAGCCTGCCAAACAGCTTCGGCTGATTATCCTCGATGCCTGCCGGGATAATCCGTTCGCCAAAACCATGAAGCGCACGGTTGCTGCCCGTGCCATTGGTCGCGGCCTTGCCAAGGTCGAGCCGACCAGCCCGAACACGATGATTGCGTTCGCGGCGAAGGCAGGCTCTACCGCCTCGGATGGCGACAGCAAGAACAGCCCATTCGCCGCAGCGCTAGTCGAGCGGCTACCGACGCCGGGTCTCGATCTGCGCAAGGCATTCGGCTTCGTCCGTGACGATGTCTTGAAGAACACCAGCTACAAGCAGGAACCGTATGTCTATGGCTCGCTGGGCGGTGATGATGTAGCGATCGTGGCCGCGAAGCCGGCAGCAACCGGCCCTCAGGCCAGCCCTGATGATGCCATTCGCCGCAACTATGAGCTTGCACTGCAACTCGGCACCCGCGATGGCTGGACGGCTTTCCTGAGCCGACACGCCGATGGCTTCTATGCCGACCTTGCCAAAGGTCAGCTCAACAAGATCGCGGCCGAGGAAGCCCGCGCAGCAGCAGTCGAGAAAGCTCGACGGGCCGAAGATGACAAGGCTCGGCTTGCCGCCGACCGTGCGAAGAAGACGGACCAGGACAAGGCCGCAGCCATCGCCAAGGCTGCTGAGGATGCGCGGCTCGCCGCCGAGAAGGTCAAGCAGGTCGAGGAGGCCAAAACCGCCGCAGCCGAGCAACGGCGTAAGGAGATTGAGGCCGCAGTTCTCAAGGCTCTAGCCGACAAGCAGGCAGCAGAGAAGAAAGTCAGCTTTGAAACTGACCAGAAGCTTGCGGCCCTGCCATCGCCCGCATCGTCGCCCGAACCCACGCAGTCGCCGCAAGAGCTTGCCAAGGCGGTACATTCCGAACTACGCCGCGTCGGCTGTCTCGCCAATAATGAGGGCAGTGAGTGGAGCGCCAAGTCACAGCGCTCCCTCACACTGTTCAACAAATATGCCGGAACCAAGCTCAACACGGCGCTTGCAAGCTCAGATGCGCTCGACGCCATCAAGGCCCGGTCAGGCCGCGTGTGTCCGCTAGTGTGCGATCAAGGTTTCAAGGCCGATGGAGATGCCTGCGTGAAGATTGCATGTCGGGCTGGCTATCGCGTCAACGACGACAACGAGTGCGAAAAGGTGCAGGACAAGAAGCCGGTTGCGACCCGCGAGGATGCCAAGAAGCGAGACGACGAGAGGAGGAAGGTTGAGGCCGCGCCCGCGAAGCCGCAGGCGACTGGACAGATCGTCTGTGGTCAGGGTGGCTGTAGGCCGGTGCGTCCGGGCTGTCGCCTACAACCGACTAATATGTATGCTGACGCGTGGCGGCGGGGCGGGACGGTAGAAGTTTGCAATTGA
- a CDS encoding HGGxSTG domain-containing protein, translating to MSGDHIRNTSAMWTSPRCGAETRRGTTCRAPAVHGKSRCRMHGGARKSGAPQGNQNARTHGAFTGDAVAERKQVREVLDDALKLLGKLSRVAE from the coding sequence ATGAGCGGCGATCACATCCGCAACACGAGCGCGATGTGGACGAGCCCGCGTTGCGGCGCCGAAACGCGACGCGGCACCACCTGCCGCGCGCCCGCAGTGCACGGCAAGTCCCGCTGCCGCATGCACGGCGGCGCACGGAAATCAGGCGCGCCGCAGGGAAATCAGAATGCGCGGACGCATGGCGCATTCACGGGCGATGCGGTCGCTGAACGAAAGCAGGTTCGCGAGGTGCTGGATGATGCGTTGAAGCTGCTTGGGAAGCTGTCGCGAGTTGCCGAATAG
- a CDS encoding tripartite tricarboxylate transporter substrate binding protein, which yields MQRTLRLLAIVAGLCATTGAFAQKYPVRPVKIMVGFSAGGPVDVVARIVADRLSNKLGQAFVVENRAGANGMIAAEGVARAEGDGYTMLACNSSTITLNKTLFRDIRYDPEKDFAPLTTVVSAPLVLVVNPENPKTANINTVADLVAAARAAPGALAYGSGGNGNLAHLAMELLSQKAGVKMIHVPYRGGAASEVGILAQEVLAVFDPLSAVPLVKAGKLRALAVSSAERLPALPDVPTVAEAGYPGFDISFWVGFFMPKATPASTLEMLHREIVAAANDPVLRERLETQGVVSVLSPAEYAAKIAKETKELAEVVAAANIKAE from the coding sequence ATGCAACGAACGCTTCGCCTGCTGGCGATCGTCGCCGGATTGTGCGCGACGACCGGGGCCTTTGCGCAGAAATATCCGGTGCGGCCGGTCAAGATCATGGTCGGCTTCAGCGCGGGCGGCCCGGTCGACGTCGTCGCGCGCATCGTCGCCGATCGGCTGAGCAACAAGCTCGGACAAGCCTTCGTGGTCGAGAACCGCGCCGGCGCCAACGGCATGATCGCCGCCGAAGGCGTCGCGCGTGCGGAAGGCGACGGCTACACGATGCTGGCCTGCAACTCCTCCACCATCACGCTCAACAAGACGCTGTTCAGGGATATCCGCTACGATCCGGAAAAAGACTTCGCGCCGCTCACCACCGTCGTGTCCGCGCCGCTCGTGCTCGTGGTCAATCCGGAGAATCCCAAGACGGCCAACATCAACACCGTCGCCGATCTCGTCGCGGCGGCAAGGGCCGCGCCCGGCGCGCTTGCCTACGGCTCGGGCGGCAACGGCAACCTCGCCCATCTCGCCATGGAGCTGCTCAGCCAGAAGGCCGGCGTCAAGATGATCCACGTGCCCTATCGCGGCGGTGCTGCGTCCGAGGTCGGCATCCTCGCGCAGGAGGTCCTGGCGGTGTTCGATCCCTTGTCCGCCGTGCCGCTGGTGAAGGCCGGCAAGCTGCGCGCGCTCGCGGTGTCCTCAGCCGAGCGGCTGCCGGCGCTGCCGGATGTGCCGACCGTCGCGGAAGCCGGCTATCCCGGCTTCGACATCTCGTTCTGGGTCGGCTTCTTCATGCCGAAAGCAACGCCCGCGTCGACGCTGGAGATGCTGCATCGGGAGATCGTCGCCGCCGCCAACGATCCGGTGTTACGGGAGCGGCTGGAGACGCAGGGCGTCGTCAGCGTGCTGAGTCCTGCCGAGTATGCGGCCAAGATCGCAAAGGAGACCAAGGAGCTCGCCGAAGTCGTGGCGGCCGCGAACATCAAGGCGGAGTAG
- a CDS encoding NUDIX domain-containing protein — MPSKSAGIIAYRKRLEVEVLLVHPGGPFWRNKDLGAWSIPKGEYADGEDAEIAARREFAEELRLELSTPLTSLGQVKQRGGKVVSAFAAEFDDDLRSIRSNTFEMEWPPRSGKRQTFPEVDRAEWFTLAEAHEKINAGQRPLLERLAEVVDITPSRRATPP, encoded by the coding sequence ATGCCATCGAAAAGCGCCGGGATCATTGCCTATCGGAAGCGCCTGGAGGTCGAGGTCCTGCTCGTTCATCCCGGAGGACCGTTCTGGCGCAACAAGGACCTCGGTGCATGGTCGATCCCGAAGGGCGAGTATGCGGACGGAGAAGACGCAGAGATCGCCGCGCGACGGGAGTTTGCGGAGGAGCTTCGACTTGAGCTGTCCACGCCGCTGACTTCGCTTGGTCAGGTCAAGCAGCGCGGCGGCAAGGTCGTCTCCGCGTTCGCGGCCGAGTTCGACGACGATTTGCGCAGCATTCGCAGCAACACTTTCGAGATGGAATGGCCGCCGCGCAGCGGCAAACGTCAGACCTTCCCGGAGGTCGACCGTGCAGAATGGTTCACGCTCGCGGAAGCGCACGAGAAGATCAACGCCGGACAGCGCCCTCTGCTCGAGCGGCTGGCGGAGGTGGTCGACATCACGCCAAGCAGACGCGCTACTCCGCCTTGA